From Cucumis melo cultivar AY chromosome 1, USDA_Cmelo_AY_1.0, whole genome shotgun sequence, a single genomic window includes:
- the LOC103495346 gene encoding uncharacterized protein LOC103495346 — translation MNPLLLRQWGRAASPFPPYSRLRTFRSDAALEAIARAAQDRVPNLVLYNYPSFSGAFSALFAHLFHTRLRLPSLILPFSSVAPLRVEDFYVDGLERCYFLDFLGPKGFAAAFSRRPTCEVLCFDHRKSSLPHITPMEDCPKNLSIRVNLEKSSSTAVYEYFSSRLVDMETPCGPVADLLELKDRSRIEMVLKYIEDGDLRRWNLPDIRAFNIGLSEWRSKLNCITNPYMYEQLLEMNSLELIAKGTDFIASRENAANKFLDKSFKIRLGRGLYGECLAVRADGNSNLSDEIGKQLSMRSVAAGLRPIGAVIYMQRNNLKMCLRTTDGVTDTSEVSKAYGGGGSPRSSSFMIRMDEYNAWRLVNSS, via the exons ATGAATCCTCTCCTTCTCCGACAATGGGGAAGGGCAGCTTCCCCATTCCCGCCATATTCAAGGCTTCGGACCTTCCGTTCTGATGCTGCATTGGAAGCCATAGCCAGAGCTGCTCAAGATAGAGTTCCCAATCTTGTGCTTTACAATTATCCCTCCTTTTCTGGAGCTTTCTCTGCTCTCTTCGCACACTTATTTCACACTCGCCTTCGTCTTCCTTCCCTCATTCTCCCTTTCTCTTCTGTTGCTCCTCTCAG GGTTGAGGATTTTTATGTGGATGGGCTTGAGCGGTGCTATTTTCTTGACTTCTTGGGTCCCAAAGGGTTTGCTGCCGCCTTTTCACGTCGACCCACATGTGA GGTCCTATGTTTTGATCATCGTAAATCATCACTTCCACATATTACCCCCATGGAAGATTGTCCTAAGAATCTGTCAATTCGCGTAAATCTTGAGAAGAGTAGCTCTACAGCTGTGTATGAATATTTCTCCTCTAGACTTGTGGATATGGAAACTCCTTGT GGTCCTGTTGCAGACCTTTTAGAACTAAAAGATAGAAGTCGAATAGAAATGGTTCTCAAGTACATTGAGGATGGGGATCTTCGAAGGTGGAACTTACCTGATATCAGGGCATTTAACATTGGGCTCAGTGAGTGGCGATCAAAATTGAACTGTATCACTAATCCATACATGTATGAACAG TTGCTGGAGATGAATTCTTTGGAATTGATTGCTAAGGGAACTGACTTCATTGCTTCTCGTGAAAATGCTGCAAATAAATTCCTAGACAAGTCTTTTAAAATTCGTTTGGGGAGGGGACTTTATGGTGAATGTCTG GCAGTAAGAGCAGATGGGAATTCCAACTTGAGTGATGAAATTGGGAAGCAGCTGAGTATGAGAAGTGTTGCAGCTGGATTGAG GCCTATAGGAGCTGTCATATACATGCAACGAAACAATCTTAAAATGTGTTTGAGAACTACCGATGGTGTTACTGACACATCAGAAGTCTCCAAA GCGTATGGTGGTGGGGGTTCGCCAAGATCAAGCTCTTTTATGATCAGGATGGACGAGTACAATGCGTGGCGTTTGGTGAATTCATCCTGA
- the LOC103495347 gene encoding uncharacterized protein LOC103495347, producing the protein MITKVSFFPLSLYIHISALALSLSYSCSRSRTASSLSPVRDLLSGIEMEEVKFDHESKEKIFEIFKEFMASVAKLDELGTQGSQLLSGLKQGLVICTLAELLRRPSINGTSKLIENVIETSNTENLRAYIEAGCINTHDGAQSTKKLHTCRVGLDDHLKKARSLIDELERLHNDVNIELETENPLCTSTMSDEDLELDEEEATVPSKKLDANDYALLMGIVKVMIKKNHIMQEKIISGLSLKSSSGELETYCLMWSLQPYIDDGIMSWAWKLV; encoded by the exons gtttctttttttcctctctctctatatatacaCATATCGGCACTTGCGCTCTCTCTCAGTTACTCTTGCAGCCGCTCTCGCACAGCCTCCAGTCTA TCGCCGGTTCGGGATTTGCTCagtgg AATTGAAATGGAAGAAGTTAAATTTGATCACGAATCAAAAGAGAAGATTTTTGAGATTTTTAAAGAGTTCATGGCTAG TGTTGCCAAGCTCGATGAATTGGGGACACAAGGAAGCCAGTTGCTATCTGGCCTTAAACAAGGGCTTG TGATTTGTACTCTTGCAGAGCTTCTTCGACGACCTTCAATAAATGGAACATCAAAGTTGATTGAGAATGTCATTGAAACGAGTAATACGGAGAATCTTAGAGCATACATTGAAGCTGGATGCATCAATACTCATGATGGCGCACAAAGTACAAAAAAAT TACATACATGTCGGGTTGGACTGGATGATCATTTGAAAAAAG CAAGGAGCCTAATCGACGAACTCGAGCGCCTACATAATGATGTAAATATTGAACTGGAGACTGAAAATCCCCTGTGCACTTCAACAATGTCAGATGAAGATCTAGAATTGGATGAAGAAGAAGCAACTGTCCCTAGTAAG AAACTTGATGCTAATGATTATGCTTTATTAATGGGGATAGTCAAAGTTATGATCAAGAAAAACCACATAATGCAG GAGAAGATTATTTCGGGTTTAAGTCTCAAATCATCCTCTGGAGAACTCGAAACATATTGCCTAATGTGGTCGTTACAACCGTATATAGACGATGGAATTATGAGTTGGGCTTGGAAGCTTGTTTGA